A genomic stretch from Candidatus Bandiella woodruffii includes:
- a CDS encoding superoxide dismutase has protein sequence MSIAERLEQKANEELMIEAQTLPYEKDLFAPTLSKETLDFHYDKHHLGYVTKLNNLISSTQYKNKVLESIIKESHKLGDEAIYNNAAQIWNHDFYWNSLAIKSGMSDTISSLIKQDFKSLENFNDKVVEEGMLLFGSGWLWLVQDKNTKKLRLITTSNAENPLTSDLIPILTIDLWEHAYYIDYRNDRKSYLTKIVGYLNWDFADKNLIN, from the coding sequence ATGAGTATAGCTGAAAGATTAGAGCAAAAAGCTAATGAAGAATTAATGATTGAAGCTCAAACACTACCTTATGAGAAAGATTTATTTGCCCCCACTTTATCAAAGGAAACATTGGATTTTCATTATGATAAACATCATCTAGGGTATGTAACAAAACTAAACAACTTAATTTCCTCAACTCAATATAAAAACAAGGTATTAGAGAGTATTATCAAAGAGTCTCACAAACTAGGAGATGAAGCTATATATAATAATGCAGCACAGATATGGAATCATGATTTCTATTGGAACTCTTTGGCTATAAAAAGTGGTATGTCAGATACTATATCTTCTTTAATCAAGCAAGACTTCAAAAGCCTAGAGAATTTCAATGACAAAGTTGTAGAAGAGGGAATGCTATTATTTGGTAGTGGATGGCTTTGGCTTGTACAGGATAAAAATACTAAAAAGCTAAGATTAATTACCACTTCAAATGCAGAAAATCCACTAACATCAGATTTAATCCCAATTTTAACAATAGACTTATGGGAGCATGCATATTATATAGATTACAGGAACGATAGAAAATCTTATTTAACAAAAATTGTTGGATACTTAAATTGGGATTTTGCAGATAAAAATTTAATTAATTAA